Sequence from the Terriglobia bacterium genome:
GCTTGCAGGCGCGTTACGCCCAGCACCAGTTGCATGAGGCGCGCGAGCACTGCACGAATGAACAGAACGGCTATTACGACAACCGCTCGTCCGATAACGGCGCTTATCGCGATCGCCGCGATCAGGATCAGTACGATAACCGTCAGAACAACCCTGATTACAACAATCCTAACTACAACAACAACCCTAATTACAACAACAATGATAACGGGCAGTACCAGCCGCCACCGGATGATCAGCGACCCCGTTAAGAGTTTCGGGGTGAATTGGAACGGGCCTCGCGCGTGGGTGGCCCGTTCATTTGCGCCAGGCACTTCAGCACATTGAACTCGTCGCCGCCCGATACTGATACCCTTCTTAGGTGATCTCCAGCGCACTGGTTGGCTATATTGCCGGGACGCTCACCACCGCGTCCTTCCTGCCGCAGGTGTGGCAGTCCTTCCGATCGCGCTCCTGTCGCGATCTCTCGTACCTCATGCTCTTCGTCATGGGCAGCGGCACAGCGCTATGGACGGTCTATGGCGTGATGCTGCGCCGTCTGCCGATCATCCTGCCCAACGCCATCAGCGTCTGTCTTATCCTGTCGCTGATCCTGATGAAATCTGCCTACCAGTCCCGGAGCAAGAAGCCGTGAAAGCGTCCCCCGCAGTTTGTGTCTTCAGTTCGTCGAGCGACGCCATCGACCGTGAGTTCTTCGGCCCTGCCCTGGAAGTTGGGATGGAAATCGGACTCCGAGCCGGAACCCTGGTTTTCGGAGGTACGAGTGTAGGCCTTATGGGCGCGGTGGCGCGCTCCACTCAAAAGCATGGCGGCCGCGTGGTGGGTGTGCTCCCGGGCTTTATGCGCGCCCGCGGCATTGCCTACACGAGCGCCGACGAGCTCATCATTACTGCCGATATGCGCGAACGCAAAGCCACCATGGAATCGCGCAGCGACGCATTTCTCGCGCTGCCCGGCGGCTTCGGCACGCTTGAAGAAATGATCGAGATCATTACCCTGAAGCAGTTGCGCCAGCACGCTAAGCCCATCGTCTTCCTCGACATCAACAACTTCTACCGGCCACTGCAGCGGCTGTTTGAGCACATGATCACCAACCACTTCGCCAAGGAAGCGATGCGG
This genomic interval carries:
- a CDS encoding TIGR00730 family Rossman fold protein, which produces MKASPAVCVFSSSSDAIDREFFGPALEVGMEIGLRAGTLVFGGTSVGLMGAVARSTQKHGGRVVGVLPGFMRARGIAYTSADELIITADMRERKATMESRSDAFLALPGGFGTLEEMIEIITLKQLRQHAKPIVFLDINNFYRPLQRLFEHMITNHFAKEAMRQIYHFADDVPAAFRYLDEYEPPKIDEKWTLSAEMGEISTDRE
- a CDS encoding SemiSWEET transporter: MISSALVGYIAGTLTTASFLPQVWQSFRSRSCRDLSYLMLFVMGSGTALWTVYGVMLRRLPIILPNAISVCLILSLILMKSAYQSRSKKP